A stretch of the Gemmatirosa kalamazoonensis genome encodes the following:
- a CDS encoding SusD/RagB family nutrient-binding outer membrane lipoprotein, with amino-acid sequence MSRSTLGILAAACALAAACTLVACDNRDITNINDNPNAPTKVTPQLLFPSAVTDVVSRARGGSMDLTFLELWSQQIAMDRFTDEDHYALRVDNITGYWSGFYSGGLQDLATILQQNTAADKPNIVAPALVMKSWTYGIMTDIWGDIPYAKANTGDVSAPPEYDTQKQIYTGLFADLKQAADIAGTTGTTTSATASYGTADLIYGGDMAKWKKLANSLRLRYGLRLSKVDPSTAATQVAAAVSAGVMTSNADNALLKWPGDGTNDSPYFTTFRTRDDQHVSETLINTLKGLYISISAAGDTTFDPRLAIYADPIQSSPAKARWVGMPNGLVEEDANAIPLTNTSRVGATLRARTSPSILMRYDEVLFDEAEAALRGWIPGDPAALYRAAITASMQYYGIPDATIAAYLATPRVAYDPAKAMSQIALQRWIALYNEGSEAYSEWRRTGVPALKAGPGAITSPREVARRSLYPSSEQSFNNTNLQAAMARQGNVGLLGRVWWDTP; translated from the coding sequence ATGAGCCGCTCAACTCTCGGGATCCTCGCGGCGGCGTGCGCGCTCGCCGCCGCGTGCACGCTCGTCGCGTGCGACAATCGCGACATCACGAACATCAACGACAACCCGAACGCCCCCACCAAGGTCACGCCACAGCTCCTCTTCCCGAGCGCGGTGACGGACGTCGTGAGCCGGGCGCGCGGCGGCAGCATGGACCTGACCTTCCTCGAGCTGTGGTCGCAGCAGATCGCGATGGACCGCTTCACCGACGAGGACCACTACGCGCTGCGCGTCGACAACATCACCGGGTACTGGTCGGGCTTCTACTCCGGCGGCCTCCAGGATCTGGCGACGATCCTCCAGCAGAACACGGCCGCGGACAAGCCGAACATCGTCGCGCCGGCGCTCGTCATGAAGAGCTGGACGTACGGCATCATGACGGACATCTGGGGCGACATCCCGTACGCGAAGGCGAACACCGGCGACGTGTCGGCCCCGCCGGAGTACGACACGCAGAAGCAGATCTACACGGGGCTGTTCGCGGACCTGAAGCAGGCGGCCGACATCGCCGGCACCACGGGCACCACCACCAGCGCCACGGCGTCGTACGGCACCGCCGATCTGATCTACGGCGGCGACATGGCGAAGTGGAAGAAGCTCGCGAACTCGCTGCGCCTGCGGTACGGGCTGCGCCTGTCGAAGGTCGACCCGTCCACCGCGGCGACGCAGGTCGCCGCCGCCGTGAGCGCCGGCGTCATGACGTCGAACGCCGACAACGCGCTGCTCAAGTGGCCCGGCGACGGCACGAACGACAGCCCGTACTTCACGACGTTCCGCACGCGCGACGATCAGCACGTGAGCGAGACGCTGATCAACACGCTCAAGGGGCTGTACATCTCGATCTCGGCGGCCGGCGACACGACGTTCGACCCGCGGCTCGCGATCTACGCCGACCCGATCCAGTCGAGCCCCGCGAAGGCGCGGTGGGTCGGCATGCCTAACGGGCTCGTGGAGGAGGACGCGAACGCCATCCCGCTCACGAACACGTCGCGGGTCGGCGCCACGCTCCGCGCGCGCACCTCGCCGTCGATCCTCATGCGCTACGACGAGGTGCTGTTCGACGAGGCGGAGGCGGCGCTGCGGGGCTGGATCCCGGGCGACCCGGCGGCGCTGTACCGCGCGGCGATCACCGCGTCGATGCAGTACTACGGCATCCCCGACGCGACGATCGCGGCGTACCTCGCGACACCGCGCGTCGCGTACGACCCGGCCAAGGCGATGAGCCAGATCGCGCTGCAGCGGTGGATCGCGCTCTACAACGAGGGGAGCGAGGCGTACAGCGAGTGGCGGCGGACCGGCGTACCGGCGCTGAAGGCCGGCCCGGGCGCGATCACGAGCCCGCGCGAGGTCGCGCGCCGCAGCCTGTATCCGAGCTCGGAGCAGTCGTTCAACAACACGAACCTGCAGGCGGCGATGGCGCGCCAGGGGAACGTCGGGCTGCTCGGCCGCGTGTGGTGGGACACGCCGTGA
- a CDS encoding MFS transporter yields MLGALPAGVVGTRIGRRNAMLAGLVVMAASLLALDRVATLGQAVPLLALASAAWTFPQVNAYPLFVEPVPRERRGVLASVFLLCMALGGAIGDPLNGRLFDWFGGYRALFLLMACYTALACVAVLRVPRGAGEADTGAPADARTVLAPAE; encoded by the coding sequence GTGCTCGGCGCGCTGCCGGCCGGCGTGGTGGGGACGCGTATCGGGCGACGGAACGCCATGCTCGCGGGGCTCGTCGTCATGGCCGCGAGCCTGCTGGCGCTCGACCGCGTCGCCACGCTCGGCCAGGCGGTGCCGCTGCTCGCGCTCGCGTCGGCCGCCTGGACGTTCCCGCAGGTGAACGCCTACCCGCTGTTCGTCGAGCCCGTGCCCCGCGAGCGCCGCGGGGTGCTGGCGTCGGTGTTCCTGCTGTGCATGGCGTTGGGCGGCGCGATCGGCGACCCGCTGAACGGGCGCCTGTTCGACTGGTTCGGCGGCTACCGCGCGCTGTTCCTGCTCATGGCGTGCTACACGGCACTCGCGTGCGTGGCGGTGCTGCGCGTGCCGCGCGGCGCCGGTGAAGCGGACACCGGGGCGCCGGCCGACGCCCGCACCGTGCTGGCGCCCGCCGAGTGA
- a CDS encoding tetratricopeptide repeat protein: MISVHLLGGARLRSGDAPVGGPPAQRHRIALLTLVVAAWPRALARDRAMALLWPERDLASARRLLNLAVHVLRATLGEGTIVTAHDGLLLDPTALDCDLHALRTAIAAGAHDEVLRLYAGPLLDGFHLPESAEFDFWLDTRRAELAHAYVDALRAIAERQGREGDVHGRAATLRRLAAAEPHSAAHALALMEALDAAGDRAGAIAHAGAHARRLREDLDLDPDHAVTALADRLRRAPATRATTAHAARDGRVPSVAVLPFLALSAEPEHERFADGFTEDVIAQLSKIRALDVIARASVAPFKTRPASLKSLAATLGATTLLDGTVRHAGDRVRIVAKLVDARTEQHLWAETYDRDVTDVFAIQTDVALHIAAALKAELSRDEQARVRREPTRDMHAHSLFLRGRQWFTEYTPDALARAIECFDRAFARDPTFALACASLATACTELVEHGAVAPDVAYRRAAAAAEAALRLDPELGPAHCAMAYLKMVRDFDWPGAEHDFRRALELGPGHADAHELYGRLCAALERYDEALALLQRAQTLDPLAHRADVATLLLRAGRYEEAVRHAENAVELDPAHDRARATLGWAYFLGGRRDEGLAELRQAVALAPGNTLWLGQLGAAQGMNGDAAAAEAIVGELQARARTAYVSPYHVAYVHSGLGDAGRAMDWLERAVAERAGGVYGIRGSFLFASLRGEPRFEALLRRMNLA; this comes from the coding sequence GTGATCTCGGTCCACCTGCTCGGCGGCGCGCGTCTGCGCTCGGGCGACGCGCCCGTCGGCGGGCCGCCGGCGCAGCGCCATCGCATCGCGCTCCTGACGCTCGTCGTCGCCGCGTGGCCGCGCGCGCTCGCCCGCGACCGCGCGATGGCCCTGCTGTGGCCCGAGCGCGACCTCGCGAGCGCGCGGCGCCTGCTCAACCTCGCGGTGCACGTGCTCCGCGCGACGCTCGGCGAGGGCACGATCGTGACCGCGCACGACGGGCTCCTGCTCGATCCGACGGCGCTCGACTGCGACCTGCACGCGCTGCGCACCGCGATCGCCGCCGGGGCGCACGACGAGGTGCTGCGGCTCTACGCCGGTCCGCTGCTCGACGGGTTCCATCTGCCCGAGTCGGCGGAGTTCGACTTCTGGCTCGACACGCGACGCGCCGAGCTGGCGCACGCTTACGTGGACGCGCTGCGCGCGATCGCGGAGCGGCAGGGACGCGAGGGCGACGTGCACGGCCGCGCGGCCACGCTCCGGCGACTCGCCGCCGCCGAGCCGCACTCCGCCGCGCACGCGCTCGCGCTCATGGAGGCGCTGGACGCGGCGGGCGACCGCGCGGGCGCGATCGCGCACGCGGGCGCGCACGCGCGTCGCCTGCGCGAGGATCTCGATCTCGATCCTGACCACGCGGTGACCGCGCTGGCCGACCGGCTGCGCCGCGCTCCGGCGACACGCGCGACGACGGCGCACGCCGCGCGCGACGGCCGCGTCCCCTCGGTCGCGGTGCTGCCGTTCCTCGCGCTGAGCGCGGAGCCGGAGCACGAGCGCTTCGCCGACGGGTTCACCGAGGACGTGATCGCGCAGCTCTCGAAGATCCGCGCGCTGGACGTGATCGCGCGGGCCTCCGTGGCGCCGTTCAAGACGCGGCCGGCGAGCCTGAAGTCGCTCGCCGCCACGCTCGGCGCGACGACGCTGCTCGACGGCACCGTTAGGCACGCCGGCGACCGCGTGCGCATCGTCGCCAAGCTCGTCGACGCGCGCACCGAGCAGCACCTGTGGGCCGAGACGTACGATCGCGACGTGACGGACGTCTTCGCGATCCAGACGGACGTCGCGCTGCACATCGCCGCCGCGCTGAAGGCGGAGCTCTCGCGCGACGAGCAGGCGCGCGTGCGCCGCGAGCCGACGCGGGACATGCACGCGCACTCCCTGTTCCTTCGCGGACGCCAGTGGTTCACGGAGTACACGCCGGACGCGCTCGCGCGCGCGATCGAGTGCTTCGACCGGGCGTTCGCGCGCGACCCGACGTTCGCGCTCGCGTGCGCGAGCCTGGCGACGGCGTGCACCGAGCTGGTGGAGCACGGCGCGGTCGCGCCCGACGTCGCGTATCGACGTGCCGCCGCGGCGGCGGAGGCGGCGCTGCGGCTCGACCCGGAGCTGGGCCCGGCGCACTGCGCCATGGCATACCTGAAGATGGTGCGCGACTTCGACTGGCCTGGCGCGGAGCACGACTTCCGCCGCGCGCTGGAGCTCGGCCCGGGCCACGCGGACGCGCACGAGCTGTACGGGCGCCTGTGCGCCGCGCTCGAGCGGTACGACGAGGCGCTCGCGCTGCTCCAGCGCGCCCAGACGCTGGATCCGCTCGCGCACCGCGCGGACGTGGCGACGCTGCTGCTCCGCGCCGGGCGCTACGAGGAGGCGGTGCGCCACGCGGAGAACGCGGTGGAGCTGGACCCCGCGCACGATCGCGCGCGCGCGACGCTCGGATGGGCGTACTTCCTCGGCGGCCGCCGGGACGAGGGACTCGCCGAGCTGCGGCAGGCCGTCGCGCTCGCACCCGGCAACACGCTGTGGCTGGGTCAGCTCGGCGCGGCGCAGGGGATGAACGGCGACGCGGCCGCGGCGGAGGCGATCGTGGGCGAGCTGCAGGCGCGCGCGCGGACCGCGTACGTGTCCCCCTATCACGTCGCCTACGTCCACTCGGGCCTCGGCGACGCCGGCCGCGCGATGGACTGGCTGGAGCGCGCGGTGGCGGAGCGCGCCGGCGGCGTCTACGGCATCCGGGGGTCGTTCCTGTTCGCCTCGCTGCGCGGCGAGCCGCGGTTCGAGGCGCTACTGCGGCGCATGAACCTCGCCTAG
- a CDS encoding peptidylprolyl isomerase, protein MRARTSFRRNASIPLVALVALVACTHRPSVAAGMDRKALLLDPGNAEWRKPAPPVSHLRFETTKGVFVLELIRDWGPIGADRLYNLARLGYYDDTRFHRVNKNYIVQFGLHGDPAVNAAWKNRYLPDDPPRSDNKRGTFAFAMKGAANPNTRDTQIYINLADNTRSDAEPFTILGRVVDGMAVLDSLYSGYGERSGSGVRQGRQGPLETGGNAYMDREFPLLDRIRRVTVSTVGAPR, encoded by the coding sequence GTGCGCGCACGGACGTCGTTCCGTCGCAATGCTTCGATCCCGCTGGTCGCGCTGGTCGCGCTCGTCGCGTGCACGCATCGGCCGTCGGTCGCCGCCGGCATGGACCGCAAGGCGCTGCTGCTCGACCCGGGCAACGCCGAGTGGCGAAAGCCGGCGCCGCCCGTGTCGCACCTCCGCTTCGAGACGACGAAGGGCGTGTTCGTGCTCGAGCTGATCCGCGACTGGGGTCCGATCGGCGCCGACCGGTTGTACAACCTCGCGCGCCTCGGCTACTACGACGACACGCGCTTTCACCGCGTGAACAAGAACTACATCGTGCAGTTCGGCCTGCACGGCGACCCGGCGGTGAACGCGGCGTGGAAGAACCGGTACCTGCCGGACGACCCGCCGCGCTCCGACAACAAGCGCGGCACGTTCGCGTTCGCGATGAAGGGCGCGGCGAACCCGAACACGCGTGACACGCAGATCTACATCAACCTCGCCGACAACACGCGCAGCGACGCGGAGCCGTTCACCATCCTCGGCCGAGTGGTCGACGGGATGGCGGTGCTGGACAGCCTGTACTCGGGGTACGGCGAGCGCTCCGGGTCGGGCGTGCGCCAGGGGCGTCAGGGTCCGCTCGAGACGGGCGGGAACGCGTACATGGACCGCGAGTTCCCGCTGCTCGACCGCATCCGTCGCGTCACCGTGAGCACCGTCGGCGCACCACGGTAG
- a CDS encoding peroxidase, translating to MEPMFLPGVEGDPKPGAYADLIAQMRPTGSEYPQIWHLFAYLPNATQHLGRFTQEILRGPAPLSPGLRELIAAYTSQRNHCPF from the coding sequence ATGGAGCCGATGTTCCTGCCCGGAGTCGAGGGAGACCCCAAGCCCGGTGCATACGCCGACCTGATCGCGCAGATGCGGCCGACGGGGAGCGAGTACCCGCAGATCTGGCATCTCTTCGCCTACCTGCCTAACGCCACGCAGCATCTCGGCCGCTTCACGCAGGAGATCCTGCGCGGGCCCGCGCCGCTGTCGCCGGGACTGCGGGAGCTGATCGCGGCGTACACGTCGCAGCGCAACCACTGTCCGTTCTGA
- a CDS encoding DUF4242 domain-containing protein: MPKYLIEREIPNAAALTGYDLQGIAARSCAVLRELGPSIQWVQSYVTEDKITCVYIATNIDLVRAHARLGGFPADRVLEIATVIDPTTAETDTIAAATARDR; the protein is encoded by the coding sequence ATGCCCAAGTACCTCATCGAGCGCGAGATCCCGAACGCGGCCGCGCTCACCGGCTACGACCTGCAGGGCATCGCCGCCCGCTCGTGCGCCGTGCTGCGCGAGCTCGGCCCGAGCATCCAGTGGGTGCAGAGCTACGTGACCGAGGACAAGATCACGTGCGTGTACATCGCGACGAACATCGACCTCGTGCGCGCGCACGCACGGCTCGGCGGCTTTCCGGCGGATCGCGTGCTGGAGATCGCGACGGTCATCGATCCGACGACCGCCGAGACGGACACGATCGCCGCGGCGACGGCGCGCGACCGATAG
- a CDS encoding beta-L-arabinofuranosidase domain-containing protein — protein MPVAPLTPLTPLARGGTADSVGSVDGVSSVRHPPTTTRNRHYPSNRAPLLPERFVKLPVGSVTPRGWLRRQLELQRDGLTGHLGEISIWLSKQDNAWLSKDGKGKHGWEELPYWLKGYANIGYVLNDAAMIREATFWLDAVLENQRASGDFGPDVYKGQGRRTPSRDLWTNMPMLFCLQSYHERSNDPRVLALMQRYFAWQRTIPDEQFLKDYWENSRGGDNLYSVHWLYNRTGDASLLELAEKIHRNTADWRQKGKLPNWHNVNIAQSFREPATWWLQSHDQRDVNATYDDFDLVRELYGQVPGGMFGADENARPGYDDPRQAIETCGMVEQMTSNALLLRFTGDARWAEHTEDVAFNMFPAAFTADYRALRYLTAPNMVVSDGRDHHPGIDNDGPFLMMNPFSSRCCQHNHSAGWVYFAEHSWTATPDDGLAAQLYGENEVRARVGDGVDVRLVSNTRYPFEEQVRLTVHAPRAVAFPLYLRVPRWCRAAALHINGERVSAAARPGEYLRVARRWRDGDRLTLDLPMELAVREWRKNKNSVSVDYGPLTFSLAIAERYERRSSTETAQHDARWQEGADASQWPAFEIQPASPWNYALALDDADPRRSFTVVRKPWPADDNPFAGGHAPIELRAAARPLPEWGLDEHGLCAVLPQSPVSSAQPVERVTLVPMGSARLRVSAFPRLA, from the coding sequence ATGCCCGTCGCGCCGCTCACGCCGCTCACGCCGCTCGCGCGCGGCGGGACGGCCGACAGCGTCGGCAGCGTCGACGGCGTGAGCAGCGTTCGACACCCGCCCACGACCACGCGCAACCGCCACTACCCGAGCAACCGCGCGCCGCTCCTCCCCGAGCGCTTCGTCAAGCTCCCCGTCGGCAGCGTCACGCCGCGCGGGTGGCTGCGGCGCCAGCTCGAGCTCCAACGCGACGGCCTCACCGGCCACCTCGGCGAGATCAGCATCTGGCTCTCGAAGCAAGACAACGCGTGGCTGAGCAAGGACGGCAAGGGGAAGCACGGCTGGGAGGAGCTCCCCTACTGGCTCAAGGGCTACGCGAACATCGGCTACGTGCTGAACGACGCCGCGATGATCCGCGAGGCGACGTTCTGGCTCGACGCGGTCCTCGAGAACCAGCGCGCGAGCGGCGACTTCGGGCCCGACGTCTACAAGGGGCAGGGCAGACGCACGCCGTCGCGCGACCTGTGGACGAACATGCCGATGCTGTTCTGCCTGCAGTCGTATCACGAGCGCTCGAACGACCCGCGCGTGCTCGCGCTCATGCAGCGCTACTTCGCGTGGCAGCGCACGATCCCCGACGAGCAGTTCCTGAAGGACTACTGGGAGAACAGCCGCGGCGGCGACAACCTGTACAGCGTCCACTGGCTGTACAACCGCACGGGCGACGCATCGCTGCTCGAGCTGGCGGAGAAGATTCACCGCAACACCGCCGACTGGCGGCAGAAGGGCAAGCTCCCGAACTGGCACAACGTCAACATCGCGCAGTCGTTCCGCGAGCCGGCCACGTGGTGGCTGCAGAGCCACGACCAGCGCGACGTGAACGCGACGTACGACGACTTCGACCTCGTGCGCGAGCTGTACGGCCAGGTGCCCGGCGGGATGTTCGGCGCCGACGAGAACGCGCGCCCCGGCTACGACGACCCGCGCCAGGCGATCGAGACGTGCGGCATGGTGGAGCAGATGACGTCGAACGCGCTGCTCCTGCGCTTCACGGGCGACGCGCGATGGGCCGAGCACACGGAGGACGTCGCGTTCAACATGTTCCCCGCCGCGTTCACCGCCGACTACCGCGCGCTGCGCTACCTCACCGCCCCCAACATGGTGGTGAGCGACGGCCGCGATCACCACCCGGGGATCGACAACGACGGTCCGTTCCTGATGATGAACCCGTTCAGCAGCCGCTGCTGTCAGCACAACCACTCGGCCGGCTGGGTGTACTTCGCCGAGCACAGTTGGACGGCGACGCCGGACGACGGGCTCGCCGCGCAGCTCTACGGCGAGAACGAGGTGCGCGCGCGCGTCGGCGACGGCGTCGACGTGCGGCTCGTGTCAAACACGCGCTATCCGTTCGAGGAGCAGGTGCGCCTGACGGTGCACGCGCCGCGCGCGGTCGCGTTTCCGCTCTATCTTCGCGTGCCGCGCTGGTGCCGGGCGGCGGCGCTCCACATCAACGGCGAGCGCGTCTCGGCCGCCGCGCGGCCGGGCGAGTACCTGCGCGTCGCGCGGCGCTGGCGCGACGGCGACCGCCTGACGCTCGACCTGCCGATGGAGCTCGCGGTGCGCGAGTGGCGGAAGAACAAGAACAGCGTGAGCGTCGACTACGGCCCGCTCACGTTCTCGCTCGCGATCGCCGAGCGGTACGAGCGGCGCAGCAGCACCGAGACGGCGCAGCACGACGCGCGCTGGCAGGAGGGCGCCGACGCGAGCCAGTGGCCCGCGTTCGAGATCCAGCCGGCATCGCCGTGGAACTACGCGCTCGCGCTCGACGACGCGGACCCGCGCCGATCGTTCACCGTCGTGCGCAAGCCGTGGCCGGCCGACGACAACCCGTTCGCCGGCGGCCACGCGCCGATCGAGCTACGCGCCGCGGCGCGGCCGTTGCCCGAGTGGGGCCTCGACGAGCACGGGCTCTGCGCGGTGCTGCCACAGAGCCCCGTGTCGTCGGCGCAGCCGGTGGAGCGGGTGACGCTCGTGCCGATGGGGAGCGCACGGCTGCGCGTGTCGGCGTTTCCGCGGCTCGCGTGA
- a CDS encoding SGNH/GDSL hydrolase family protein, with protein sequence MPKSTPARVALVLALSTIAASCARTPSRAASAAPVPAWLPTWAPSQSPVAARPAADARDPVPTYANATLRQIVHTTIGGDHVRIRISNEYGDRPITIGSAHVALRTSGSTIDATSDRVLTFGGRPNTIVRAGTVVVSDGVSFPVPTLGDLAVSLYLPDSARTNTRHPLAVQTTYVSRDGDRAAAATFPADTTLRQWIFLAGVEVTNPRAVGTIVAVGNSITDGYAATTDSNRRWPDVLARRLLTAAGEPPRAVVNAGISGNRVLTFGAGPSLVSRFDRDVLMQPGVTHVIVLEGINDISRDAIDSATAQQLIDAHRQLAERAHDRGVVIYGATLTPFTRPAADTRAAEREAKRQAINEWIRHGGAYDGVIDFDAVTRDPAHPGAFLPAYDSGDHLHPSDAGYRAMGEAIDLALFRRRRP encoded by the coding sequence ATGCCGAAGTCCACTCCCGCGCGCGTCGCTCTCGTCCTGGCCCTGAGCACGATCGCCGCCTCGTGCGCGCGCACGCCGTCGCGGGCCGCGTCCGCCGCTCCCGTGCCGGCCTGGCTGCCCACGTGGGCGCCGAGCCAGAGCCCGGTGGCGGCGCGTCCCGCCGCGGACGCGCGCGACCCGGTACCGACGTACGCGAACGCCACGCTGCGGCAGATCGTGCACACGACGATCGGCGGCGATCACGTGCGCATCCGGATCTCCAACGAGTACGGCGACCGGCCGATCACGATCGGCTCCGCTCACGTCGCGCTGCGCACGAGCGGCTCGACGATCGACGCGACCTCGGACCGCGTGCTCACGTTCGGCGGCAGGCCTAACACGATCGTCCGCGCGGGTACCGTCGTCGTCAGCGATGGCGTGTCGTTCCCCGTGCCGACGCTCGGCGATCTCGCGGTGAGCCTGTATCTGCCGGATTCGGCGCGCACGAACACGCGCCATCCGCTCGCCGTGCAGACGACGTACGTGTCGCGCGACGGCGATCGCGCGGCCGCCGCGACGTTCCCGGCCGACACGACGCTGCGCCAGTGGATCTTCCTCGCCGGCGTCGAGGTCACGAACCCGCGCGCGGTCGGCACCATCGTGGCCGTGGGCAACTCGATCACCGACGGCTACGCGGCGACGACCGACTCGAACCGGCGGTGGCCCGACGTGCTCGCGCGGCGGCTGCTGACGGCCGCGGGCGAGCCGCCGCGGGCCGTCGTGAACGCGGGCATCTCCGGCAACCGTGTGCTCACGTTCGGCGCCGGCCCGAGCCTCGTGTCGCGCTTCGACCGCGACGTGCTGATGCAGCCGGGCGTGACGCACGTCATCGTCCTCGAGGGGATCAACGACATCTCCCGCGACGCGATCGACTCGGCGACCGCGCAGCAGCTCATCGACGCGCACCGTCAGCTCGCCGAGCGCGCGCACGACCGCGGGGTCGTCATCTACGGCGCGACCCTCACGCCGTTCACGCGGCCGGCGGCCGACACGCGCGCCGCGGAGCGCGAGGCGAAGCGGCAGGCGATCAACGAGTGGATCCGTCACGGCGGCGCGTACGACGGCGTGATCGACTTCGACGCCGTCACGCGCGACCCGGCGCACCCGGGCGCGTTCCTGCCCGCGTACGACTCCGGCGACCACCTGCATCCGAGCGACGCCGGCTACCGCGCGATGGGCGAGGCGATCGACCTCGCGCTGTTCCGGCGGCGGCGTCCGTGA
- a CDS encoding M61 family metallopeptidase, translating to MSPTTLGYLCRRLGPVAFMLTLVASCASAPPAGAPRAHAPRAPAPLVYTIRVPAPSTRTFDVDVVVPTDGRDSVVLYMPIWSPGMYTLMSYGDRVTAFTARAADGAPLGVRHPDGGHWVVQTGGRPAVTVTYTVSAPRGSNLSNGATDTSLVVVGPATYVGLAGETSRPAEVRLVLPAGWRPAATSLAAAPGGAPNDFVAPDYDVLADSPILAGTHMSSAAVTVGGVRHRWAYLGDAEWSAASAIAWLRPLLEEHRRFWGGTLPLHDYVFLNIVGAGPGSGVEHLNSVAINTNGREPQTAEARFREASFLSHEYFHAMNVKRLRPVELGPFDYEHTPTTTGLWVAEGLTSYFGDLLAARSGLGDTHDWLALTSRHIRDLQSSPGRLVQTLEQASARMFERIPPNQRVDYYVKGPVVGLVLDAHIRKRTDGRRSMDDVIRLEYDRWSGSRGYTAEDFARTASDAVGFDLAPLLHTLVASTEEVDYAEMLDWFGLRFAPNDDPARAWTLEVNPAATAAQRAHLAALLAPSGRR from the coding sequence GTGAGCCCCACGACGCTCGGCTACCTGTGCCGCCGCCTCGGCCCGGTCGCGTTCATGCTCACGCTCGTGGCGTCGTGCGCGAGCGCGCCGCCTGCGGGTGCGCCGCGGGCGCACGCGCCGCGGGCGCCCGCGCCGCTCGTCTACACGATCCGCGTTCCCGCGCCGTCGACGAGGACGTTCGACGTCGACGTGGTCGTGCCGACCGACGGCCGCGACTCGGTCGTCCTGTACATGCCGATCTGGTCGCCCGGCATGTACACGCTCATGTCGTACGGCGACCGTGTCACCGCGTTCACCGCGCGCGCCGCCGACGGCGCGCCACTCGGCGTCAGGCACCCGGACGGCGGCCACTGGGTCGTGCAGACCGGCGGCCGGCCCGCGGTCACGGTCACCTACACCGTGAGCGCACCGCGCGGAAGCAACCTCTCCAACGGCGCCACCGACACGTCGCTCGTCGTCGTCGGGCCCGCGACGTACGTGGGGCTCGCCGGCGAGACGAGCCGCCCCGCCGAGGTGCGCCTCGTGCTCCCCGCCGGATGGAGGCCCGCGGCCACGTCGCTCGCCGCGGCGCCGGGCGGGGCGCCTAACGATTTCGTCGCGCCGGACTACGACGTGCTGGCCGACTCGCCGATCCTCGCCGGCACGCACATGTCGTCCGCCGCGGTCACGGTCGGCGGCGTGCGGCACCGCTGGGCGTACCTCGGCGACGCGGAGTGGAGCGCGGCGAGCGCGATCGCGTGGCTGCGACCGCTGCTCGAGGAGCACCGCCGGTTCTGGGGCGGCACGCTGCCGCTGCACGACTACGTGTTTCTCAACATCGTCGGCGCGGGCCCCGGCTCGGGCGTCGAGCACCTCAACTCCGTCGCGATCAACACGAACGGCAGGGAGCCGCAGACGGCCGAGGCGCGCTTCCGCGAGGCGAGCTTCCTCAGCCACGAGTACTTCCACGCGATGAACGTGAAGCGGCTGCGTCCCGTGGAGCTCGGCCCGTTCGACTACGAGCACACGCCGACGACGACGGGGCTGTGGGTGGCCGAGGGGCTCACGTCGTACTTCGGCGACCTGCTCGCGGCGCGCTCCGGGCTCGGCGACACGCACGACTGGCTCGCGCTCACCTCGCGCCACATCCGCGACCTGCAGAGCAGCCCGGGGCGCCTCGTGCAGACGCTCGAGCAGGCGTCGGCGCGGATGTTCGAGCGGATCCCGCCGAACCAGCGCGTCGACTACTACGTGAAGGGCCCCGTCGTCGGCCTCGTGCTCGACGCGCACATCCGCAAGCGCACCGACGGCCGCCGGAGCATGGACGACGTCATCCGCCTCGAGTACGACCGCTGGTCGGGATCTCGCGGCTACACCGCCGAGGACTTCGCGCGCACCGCGTCGGACGCGGTGGGCTTCGACCTCGCGCCACTGCTGCACACGCTCGTCGCCAGCACGGAAGAGGTGGACTACGCGGAGATGCTCGACTGGTTCGGCCTGCGGTTCGCGCCTAACGACGATCCCGCGAGGGCGTGGACGCTGGAGGTGAATCCGGCCGCGACCGCCGCGCAGCGCGCGCACCTCGCCGCGCTGCTCGCGCCCTCCGGCCGACGCTGA